The following proteins come from a genomic window of Frankia casuarinae:
- a CDS encoding zinc finger domain-containing protein, translating into MKVKVGNYAYLWDGAEPLVPGDLVLLPENWLSPKIHGPGPFEGTVTAVGSDYDGPISRIIAKIGHDPEWKPPASYIPPAPRVSLIHEGRYRVALAEYERQRDEWRQRAGGSSSDPVTVERARLVACPKCGAPESSPCTDATKPRKANHQERVRRFREWMEETHP; encoded by the coding sequence ATGAAGGTCAAGGTGGGCAACTATGCCTATCTGTGGGACGGTGCTGAGCCCCTCGTGCCGGGGGACCTTGTACTCCTGCCCGAGAACTGGCTCAGTCCCAAGATCCATGGTCCTGGACCCTTCGAAGGCACCGTGACTGCCGTCGGAAGTGACTATGACGGTCCGATCTCGCGGATCATCGCCAAGATCGGGCACGATCCGGAGTGGAAGCCACCTGCGTCGTACATCCCACCCGCACCGCGTGTGTCCCTCATCCACGAGGGTCGGTATCGAGTGGCCCTGGCCGAGTACGAACGGCAGCGTGACGAGTGGCGCCAGCGCGCAGGCGGGTCCTCCTCTGATCCGGTGACCGTCGAGCGGGCCAGGCTCGTCGCGTGCCCAAAGTGTGGTGCTCCTGAGTCAAGCCCGTGCACAGATGCCACGAAGCCCCGAAAAGCGAACCATCAGGAGCGGGTCCGTCGCTTCCGCGAGTGGATGGAGGAGACCCATCCTTGA
- a CDS encoding ribbon-helix-helix protein, CopG family has translation MTLRLTDDEAEALRLRSELEQRSMQEIAREAIREYIEAHSRAELLDQVLDEELPRYAEALRWLGE, from the coding sequence ATGACACTGCGCTTGACGGATGACGAGGCAGAGGCTTTGCGTCTGCGTTCGGAGTTGGAACAGCGGTCGATGCAGGAGATCGCCCGGGAGGCGATCCGGGAGTACATCGAGGCACACAGCCGGGCGGAACTGCTGGATCAGGTGCTGGACGAGGAGCTGCCGCGGTACGCCGAGGCGCTCCGCTGGCTCGGCGAATGA